The Oreochromis niloticus isolate F11D_XX linkage group LG4, O_niloticus_UMD_NMBU, whole genome shotgun sequence DNA segment AAATTCAATTAGAAGCCAGTGTATGGAGCCAGGATATGGAGGGCCAGGAgtgacaaaattaaataaatacatcattaaataattatttaaatgttttattcattaATTAAAACTGgaattaattagttaattaaataaatatttaaataattaattaagtgatgattcatttcatttaaaacatttaataaatcatttatttatttatttatttgcaattttatttaattaatcacACATAATGACAAATTTAGAGCCATCCATGACTTAACATTGCTAAGACAAACTAGCAGGAGTCCAACTGAAGAGCTATCATAGTGATTCAAAGCTAGATAGAGCTGACAAATCGTCAGAAATGAAAGTGTTTTTAGAAAAATTGTTCCTGATGGCAggagatgaatgaatgaatgaaaacagtAGTGGCCCAAGAATAGATCCCTGAGGCACGAAAGTGCCAAGCCAGAAATTACCAAACAATGCTTTATCGAGAGATCAGCACGTCGTGATCCACAGTGTCAAATGCAGCAGTCAGAGCCAACAAAACAAGCAATACATGTTTACCACAGTCCGCTGCTAACAAAATATCGTTCAAATTTCAGTGCGACTATGACCCAGACTAGTTTTCTCACTACTCTGATAACTTTAGATCCTTTTGAAGATTATTGCATGAAAACTCGACAGCACTTTCCAGTTATGTACTCAGTCTGGGGACAAATACTAGAAAAATATTGTGAGAGTGACTGTCATACTTTTATATGTCTAAAAACACATTAGAGGAAACCAGTCAAAGACGAGCTACAAATTGGAAAGTATGGTGTACGCAACTTCCACTGCCAGGagtaaaatgtaaagcacaAGTCAGTGTAGATGTTTCCTCATCTGTAGGAAGAAATAAGTTTCATTCTTAAATATTAATACAGAAAATTTTCAATGTCTGatgtaaaatacaaaacatcTGTAATAATGCCTAATCATTTTCTCATTGTACAGGTATTTTAGGCTGTGCGGTAGCTGATGAGGAGACTCTCAGAGACTTTGTCCCTCAGTGGCTGAATGGTAATCACAGTTTGAAATGCATACTTGCTACATGTATGTTGGCTGTGTCATGctaacatgtgtgtgtgtgtgttttagtgccTGGGCATTTGGACAGTGCTGCTAAGGAGTACCTGCGTGTATGGAACATCCTTGATAAAGTGATAGCTCTGACCAGAATAACTGTTCAGGACACTACTGCTCTGATGTACCTGGATAAGCTGCAGAAAATCTTAGAAGGTAAATGTTTCCAAGAATGTATTATGAATTGGGTAGATGTGAGTAGTACCCCAGccagtcacggcagatggccccgcccctccctgagcctggttctgctggaggtttcttcctgttaaaagggagtttttccttcccactgtcatcaagtgtttgctcattgggggccatctgattgttgggctttctctttagtattgtagggtctttaccttacaatataaggtgactgttgttgagtCACCTTATATTAACTGAATTAATAGAGTGTAGCTAATGATATTTACAGGCCAAATAAAAGTTGGAAAATAGAACTGAATGTCAAAAATTTATGACATTTCTTTCCCACATAGCAAGctggtctggcccggatctggtatcaagttggcactgctggctgacttctggcatgataagacatatgtcatccagatatgagccaggcctggcatagatggcactgtctatgtgatggcatgccacatccggctcgattgtggtttggtttatgtggcccagtctcatagaaaacaggcctggcccggatctggcatcaagctggcacttctgactgactggtgtcatgacagagtgtatgtcaaccagatgtgcaccaggtctggcaatgacgCCGCTGTCTATgcgatggcatgccatatctggcccaattatggtttggtttatgtggcccaggcccaTAGAAAACAGCACTGGCCgggatccggcatcaagctgccACTTCTGACTGACGGTTGttatggcagggtgtatgtcaaccagatgtgggtcaggtctggcaatgatgcactatttatgttcctattttcctattttagttagaagtcccaaatgccatgttgcaatactatactgctatggtagccaatgtttcaaatgcaggtttgacaggtttgtgagtttACACTTAATCCAAAAcgtagtgagggtttactcatctTTGCCAGCAGGTGGCtctagctcaggtggtagagcaggtcacctattgatgggaaggttagtggttccatccctggctcctccagtctgcgtgTCGTGAAGGTGAATGTGTATGGacgtagttaggaagcactcagttaagAGTAAGTGTGTggttgggtgaatgtggcatgttgtatagagccctttgagtaatctgggagagtTGCAAAATACtacataagaatcagtccattcactgtccgaacagagttttgtcatgttacttttgcactattatgcacatgttgttattacatggcttaatTAAattacacattaggctgacatctggggccagagctgaaactgttctgggtcagagctgaaactgttctgggccagcacagggccagcagtgtgtctgcaactggcccgtggctgcacacaacttacacatggcccacataccgcaaagaatgacggccctttggtggcccagaccaggtttgccagaggtaatccacacatgggccagcacaggaccaccggtgtgtctgcaactggatttgtgctggcccatgtgtgggccacctttggcaaaccagatctgggccaccaaagggctgtcattctttgcggtatgtgggccatgtgtaagcacattgtgcaGGCCAGATCTGGACCAtgccaattttgctatgtgggttgTAATGCAGTAATCATGCAGCAAATGTCTATCTGAAAATGCCGCAGTACCTATTAGACTCTTATCTTTCCCAGACAAGGTAAATCATAGCCAGACTGAGTCTGTGGAGGCAGCGAGTAtggaggaaagaaaaactcttttTAACCAGTGGAGTCAGGAGCTGTGGGCGGCAGTTGAGACGTGGAGCCAAAGTTTGGATGATGGAGCTTTCAAAACACACGGTCAGTGTACAGTATGGCTGATAAGCACACAGGCTTGTCAGTATTGGAGAGGAAAAGACCATTTTTATTGTACTCTATTCATGTCAATGTATTTCTCCCAGTTTCTTTCCTTATAAAAGAAGTAATTCCCCTGATTGCTGAGTGGAAGTGGGGAACAACTGGAAACTTCCTTTACCAATACCAAGGTGAGTCATACAACTCAAACAACAATTATGACCCATTCCCACTGAATGAGTCATTTGTCACATAAAAACATCGCAAAGTGAAAAAGGACTAGTAGTGATACTATTCCTATTGGACACATGTGACAGATAAGATTAGAAATTCAAACATTAGGATTCATCTACTCTGGGAGTGAATTTCAGTAGAATTAAGGGTTTTAAATTGGATCTAAAGACACACTATTTGTAGGTTTTTGTTTCAAATAGCTGCTAGCACAGTTTATTATGTGTTTGCATATGGATTGTGATCAGACGGAAGAATATTCGTCTGAATTTTCATGACACATTTAGTGGGAACAacctttagaacagctttgagtACAAAACTACTacaaatttttgtttttattaatccAGTTAGGCTGTGTCTTGTATTTTTTGGATTGTTTTAGATGAATATAACTATTACTACATATGAAGCTACTGCTAGCAGTTGGTTAGCATAGCCTATTTTAATACAAAGACCCTCAGCCTGGCTCTTTCCAAGGACAACAAAGTCCTGTTCATCCAGCCATAAAACATCTTTCTACATGCATGTCAACCACTTTTAATAGCATCTAACTTCCACATTCTACGTGAACACATATTCTAcatcatttattttgaaaaatcagtGCCACTTCTGAACTTGTCCACTTTTGTAAACCTGCATCTATCTACATCTACAAAGCTCAAGAGGCTACCAAGACCAATCTATTACCATGAATTCCCATCAAGCCCTCCAACCTTAAAAAACGTTACTCACTTTggggtgttttatttatttatttatttgtaagtaGTCTGATGGGTTGTCTTGGTCCAGAAGCTACTGCACTTTTCACTTTTTCCAGTGGAATGCATGTCAGCTGAGTAGGTGGTCCTTTAATGTGACCAAGGATATGCTAATAAATGAATGAGGCTGTATGCAGCCCAGACCACCTCTGAATGTGCATCCACAGTGAATCTGAGGATTCACTCACAAAAGTAGTTAGAGCTGTATACTGGAGCCTGGATAACCCAAATGCCTGTTTGGCAGATATGAACAAGCCAAATTCAGTTAAACACATCTAAAGCTCAGTCAGTGATTACAGGTAGTGAAataaatacctggggtcaaccatATGAATCAATCGACAAGACAACAAAGGACAAGCTGAAAAAGAATGTGCAAGCAGAGTGGAGTGGGAGGAGACGGGTGTCAGTGGTGATTTGTGACACAGAGATAGAAACAAGAATGAAAAGGAAGGTCTACAAGGTGGTGAGAGCCGCAGTGATGTATGGGTTGGAGACAATGGCactaacaaaaagacaggaggtggaggtgaCAGAGCTGAAGGGGTCCAGGGactctgaattggataagcagaagaaaatggattgCTAGCACTGTCGCATCACAGGAAGAAGCTCCTGGGTTTGAATTCACTCAGAATTcagtttacatgttttttttttcagttcaaagATGGGTTAACTGGTAATTTTAATGATTGTAGCCCTGCGGctttgtgttagccctgcaacagattggtgacctgtccaTGGTACACCTCGCCTCCCTGCCTCTAGCAGTTTTCCAAATCAGAGAACCAAGTTGGGTGCTAGATAACATTAGTTTAACTAAATGTACAatcttttatgtgttttatcaactaacaaattaaaacaaatctaaaatacataaaacataataagaaaataaggaaagacAGACATCGAAGGGAAAAGGCTTCCAAACTGGATGACAGTGCATGGTAATaatatatatgttcattttctgtAAAAGATGTGAATATCTCTATTTATTATACTATTCACTTTGACCTCCTGAAAAATTAGTTGTCCTGATCTTTTTGAATTTTTAGAGGTGCTGGTAGATGGACAGATTGGGCTAATATTTCTCATTATTTCAGTataccaaatttccccttgtgggacaattaaaggattattctattctattctattctatgttatGACAGAGCCAACTGCTGCTAGCATTagctttatatttatttttgcagacTTAATGATATCGTATTGTTAATGGCCACAGTGATGTCCATAATGGTTGCAAGTGCAATGAAGAAAATCAAATGAAGAAAACTAGTGAAAGAAAAGCTgattctctttctgtctctggtTCTGGACAGTGTCCTCTGTTCCAGCTTGCCTCTACTCCAACGAAAGACTCCAGCTCATAGATGCTGGACTGGTGATCAACGTACCGTACCCTTCATTTCTAGGAGACAAGAGAGACATTGACCTCATCATAGCCCCAGAGTATAGTGCTGGAAATATGTTTGAGGTACTTtaagatgtgtgtgtgaaactaATCAATCATTTTTATAGtttaatacaaatatttatattttcctgAAACTGTGTCCTGCTGCATATACTGCAACCAGCCCTTTACTGAACAGCCATAACTGTGCACAGCCATGTGGAACGAGGCCGTGGGGGAAAatatttgcccccttcctgatttctttatAAATATTTCAAATCATCACATAAATGtcaatattagacaaagataacctgagtaaatacaaatgCAGTTTATATatgattcttttatttattacgggaaaacaggttttattttttgtttaatatttttatttatttaatttttaaccatttaaacATCATTTACCAACTGCAAAGCATCCAAACCAAAACCACTGACATAAATTTCCTAAATTATCCTCTTTTAATAAATGTGTTGTTAATTGATATGTTCACTGTGAAGAAACAACTGCCAATGATTTAGTTCCCAAATGTATATGTATTATCTTATCAGCCTTAAACTAAGGCTGGGCCATACTTTCATGTAAGACCAATTTGTACCACAGTGTGTCTTGAATGGAAAGGCAGAGGAATCAGTGATGAAAGAAGCTATGCTCAAATGCAAAAGAGAtgcaaaatatttttcaaaaatgaacAAAGACTTAGACAACTAATTACAGCTAACTGattaatttagaatcaccaattaatctGATGTGCATGTCTATAGACTGTGGGGTAATGTGAACACCTGAGGGAAACCTTGTAGACAATTAGAATTCTTGATAAGTCCTAATgaactgttttctttctgaGAAATAGCTTATTGACGATCTTTAAAGAATTTGTTAACTGTTAAGCTGTTAATTAAAACTTCAAAATTCTGTTTCAAGTGTGCCTTATTAGAAAGTTTCAAGGTGAGggataaaaaataaagcagccACAATCCCTCAGGTGTGATTTGCTGCCCACATAGTACTTAGTGCCGCATCTGAAACTGTGTTGAACTGCTGCTTTGTGATCAGACTCTGACTCTTGCCCGAGACTACGCGGCCGAGATGGAAAAGCCTTTCCCCGAGATAAATGACACGATCCTGGAGGACAGAGACTGGCCGAAGGACTGCTATGTGCTggaggggaaagagaaggagcCCACAATCATCTACATGCCACTCTTCAACAGACGGAACTGCAAAGGTCTGTTTCCAAATGCACAGCTGtgttttcattgtagctgagctgcagacaaaaaataaaaggtgTCAGGGTGTATCCAAAGGTATTAAGCATGAACAAAGGAACTACTGAAATGGCAGCTTGTcaacaaagagacacaaaaacactgaactGACTAAACAATTTTCAAACACTTGTAAAAACATAGACAGACACACCACACTCTAAGGGAGAATtcttgaacagcagaaattgtGGTAGCCATAAATTCAAGgagaaaaaacaacttttataAGCTTTATTTTGGGCCACGGTTAGCAACTGTGTTGGCAGTTTGTATCTCATTTTCCTGATAATTTACTCAGCTCAAACATCTTTTAaagatatataaaaaatatatagccTTATTTGCTATTTGTTGTTGCCAAAGAGGTCCAAAAGGTCTAAAAGAAAGAGGAACCTACACAGTGCTGCAAACTGAAGCTTATTGTGATAAACAGAACAGGTGATTGAGGCACTTTACTGCTTTTTTTATAGATGCAGAGGAGTTCAAAGCAAAGATGGATGAGTTCTCCACCTTCCAGCGTCCCTTCAGCCAGGAGAAAATGAAGTTTGTGTTGGAGACGGCgaaagaaaatgtgaagaaCAACAAGGAAACTCTGCTGAAGGAGATAAACAAGGCTGCTCTCCGCCGACATAATAAGTGGTAGGGATAGCTTCGAGTGCGACGGGGTGTCAAGTGAGACGGAGCGAGACATAAAAGAAATAGGCATAATCTTGCATTGCTGTCAATGTAGGTCACTATTCTCACATCTTTTTTCAGCACGTCATCTATGAGGTCACTGTATGTCTCTGTAGAGAAGGCTGACGCGTAACAGAAGTTAAAAAAAGTCATATCTGTGTATTACAGAAAGATGTGGATGGAAAATGGACAAATGTGTGACTTACAGAAAAGCTAACACatcctcctttttttctcctttataGGAAGGCTGGCGAACCATAGCTCGGTTTCTTGTTCTGGCAGCGTGAACTAAAATCTTTGATTCATGATAATACTAACTGGTGATAATACTGAAGCTACATGAAAACAGAACCCATATATAACTCATCATTTAAAGTACTGGCAGTGTGTTATGTGTCTTATTTTTTGACCAATGTGCAATGTGTATGCTACAGCCGCAACAGCCCTTTTCTTCAACTCCAACTGTTCACCATTATCTGGAGCAGGTCTTATTCATATCAGTATTTGGATGGAAGAATTCAGTCTGATCCTTGTGTTCatcttaaaatgtattaaatcaTGCACgtgaccccccccccaccaaaacaaataaaccccACAGCGGGACTTCCAAAGAGCTGGGCTATGCTATCACTGAGTTtaaca contains these protein-coding regions:
- the LOC100690648 gene encoding cytosolic phospholipase A2 gamma isoform X1 — its product is MQTGLTGFMNAVVCLCLVNSVILSQAADNMEGNVALSERPIRQSHSLCAGEKEYVHKRKQIVLHSLNTLEINCTAASVPHIALLASGGGQRAAVGLVGFLHQMEKEGLLDMLLYLGGVSGSTWSMASLYNDPQFSTNMDAAVSRLLDSPSVKLEQAVDWLGERAKEEHFSLADIWGVLTSAGIMKQMDLRCLSDEANRNATNPYPIYCATEKHCFTHGPIEGKWFEISPHEAGFTELGLFIEISLLGSKFQNGTLLEKKKEMDMVKLQGILGCAVADEETLRDFVPQWLNVPGHLDSAAKEYLRVWNILDKVIALTRITVQDTTALMYLDKLQKILEDKVNHSQTESVEAASMEERKTLFNQWSQELWAAVETWSQSLDDGAFKTHVSFLIKEVIPLIAEWKWGTTGNFLYQYQVSSVPACLYSNERLQLIDAGLVINVPYPSFLGDKRDIDLIIAPEYSAGNMFETLTLARDYAAEMEKPFPEINDTILEDRDWPKDCYVLEGKEKEPTIIYMPLFNRRNCKDAEEFKAKMDEFSTFQRPFSQEKMKFVLETAKENVKNNKETLLKEINKAALRRHNKWKAGEP
- the LOC100690648 gene encoding cytosolic phospholipase A2 gamma isoform X2 translates to MEKEGLLDMLLYLGGVSGSTWSMASLYNDPQFSTNMDAAVSRLLDSPSVKLEQAVDWLGERAKEEHFSLADIWGVLTSAGIMKQMDLRCLSDEANRNATNPYPIYCATEKHCFTHGPIEGKWFEISPHEAGFTELGLFIEISLLGSKFQNGTLLEKKKEMDMVKLQGILGCAVADEETLRDFVPQWLNVPGHLDSAAKEYLRVWNILDKVIALTRITVQDTTALMYLDKLQKILEDKVNHSQTESVEAASMEERKTLFNQWSQELWAAVETWSQSLDDGAFKTHVSFLIKEVIPLIAEWKWGTTGNFLYQYQVSSVPACLYSNERLQLIDAGLVINVPYPSFLGDKRDIDLIIAPEYSAGNMFETLTLARDYAAEMEKPFPEINDTILEDRDWPKDCYVLEGKEKEPTIIYMPLFNRRNCKDAEEFKAKMDEFSTFQRPFSQEKMKFVLETAKENVKNNKETLLKEINKAALRRHNKWKAGEP